In the Yoonia sp. R2331 genome, GTGACGTTTCGCGCGCGAAACGTATTATGTCACATTTTTGGGGTAAAATATACTCTATTACAGGGACTTTAGAGTCTGAATAAGCCTGGCGACCACGTCCGGATCGCGCATCCTGTCACCTGACAGTTCAACTCTGCCGCTGGCCTTGCGGGTCAGGGTAATGCCCGGGGCCACGTCAATTTTTTCAGCCGGGGCGGCCCCCGTTTTGGCCCCAACACCCGGCCCGCGCAACACCCGGGTCAGCACTGCGACTTCCTCTGCCGCTGTGGCTGGCGGCGTGATCTGCAGCGCCTGTTTCAGCCGGGACGTAAAGCTTGGATCGCTGCCCAACTGCTTGGCCACCGCCAACCCCAGCTTTTCACTGATCGCCGTGGGAAACCGCAGCACATCATCCAGCGCCCGGACCAGCCCGACAAAGCTGCCGATCTTGGATCGCCGCGCACGCGGCACATGGGCAAACAGCGCCGAAAGCGCCAGCGCATCGGTGCGGTAAACACCGGCATCCTTGGCCCTCGCCACGATCCGGCCCCGTTCATAGAACGACAGATCCACGCGGACTTCATTTTCCTCGACCATCGACAGATAGGCCTCTGCCGCCTCTTGTGGCGCGCGCACAACGGCCAAAACAGTGTCTAACGCTGGGTTTTTCTCTGAAATCTCGCGCAAGGCTGTATAGCGTCGATAGCCTGAGATCAGCCCGTAGCGCCCAGCCCCCAGATCGCTGACTTCAATTGGTGTCTGCTGGCCGCGCGCCTCAAGGCTGGCAACCAGCGCCTGCATCTCGGTCGCATCCATCGCCACCCGATCCCGCACCAG is a window encoding:
- a CDS encoding ParB/RepB/Spo0J family partition protein, with the protein product MAKRKRLTPARMDAPVAEAPAASARPALSTRPPIADVAHDAAASAALTEVAAELTAARSEGRLIQKLPLDVIDPGFLVRDRVAMDATEMQALVASLEARGQQTPIEVSDLGAGRYGLISGYRRYTALREISEKNPALDTVLAVVRAPQEAAEAYLSMVEENEVRVDLSFYERGRIVARAKDAGVYRTDALALSALFAHVPRARRSKIGSFVGLVRALDDVLRFPTAISEKLGLAVAKQLGSDPSFTSRLKQALQITPPATAAEEVAVLTRVLRGPGVGAKTGAAPAEKIDVAPGITLTRKASGRVELSGDRMRDPDVVARLIQTLKSL